Proteins encoded together in one Ignavibacteriales bacterium window:
- a CDS encoding alpha/beta fold hydrolase, with product MTWLIALIAALAVFLISVTVIIFIIGPTLLLQPRRRKADFYSKLGLPTNPKEMMLDCEEIFIESVDGFRLNCWFIKSKETAKGTIVYIHGVADCKIDGLRFAKLMHDNNFNVFLFDLRRHGDSEGTHCTYGFYEKFDVIKIIDYLSARKDINIGKIGLFGTSMGAAIAIQTAAIDKRISAVVSENSFAALRKIFDDYQRRIIKLPFHYLRNIVIIHSELRAKFKARDVSPIESVKNIKVPVLFVYGTVDPLIKFEYSIKLFEQANPPKDIFPIEGAAHNNTWDIGGEKYHLKLLDFYKRNLT from the coding sequence ATGACCTGGCTAATCGCACTTATTGCTGCTTTGGCTGTTTTCCTGATCTCGGTGACGGTCATTATTTTCATCATCGGTCCTACCCTTCTGCTTCAACCACGGCGCAGGAAGGCAGATTTCTACTCTAAACTCGGTTTGCCTACAAATCCAAAAGAAATGATGCTCGATTGTGAAGAGATATTCATTGAATCGGTCGATGGTTTCCGGCTAAACTGCTGGTTTATTAAATCGAAGGAGACTGCGAAGGGAACTATCGTTTACATACATGGAGTTGCTGATTGCAAAATTGACGGTCTGCGATTTGCCAAACTGATGCATGATAATAATTTCAATGTCTTCTTATTCGATTTACGGCGGCACGGCGACAGCGAAGGAACTCACTGCACATACGGCTTCTACGAAAAATTCGATGTCATCAAAATCATCGATTACTTGTCGGCGCGTAAAGATATTAACATCGGCAAGATCGGATTGTTCGGCACATCGATGGGCGCGGCTATCGCGATCCAAACAGCCGCGATTGATAAGCGAATTTCTGCCGTCGTTTCTGAAAACTCGTTCGCCGCTCTACGTAAAATCTTCGACGATTACCAGAGACGAATTATTAAACTTCCGTTCCATTATCTCCGCAATATTGTCATTATACATTCCGAGCTGAGAGCAAAATTCAAAGCACGCGATGTCTCCCCGATCGAATCAGTAAAAAATATTAAAGTTCCGGTATTATTTGTTTACGGAACGGTTGATCCTCTCATCAAATTTGAATACTCGATAAAATTATTCGAGCAGGCGAATCCACCGAAAGATATTTTCCCTATTGAAGGTGCCGCTCATAATAACACATGGGATATTGGCGGCGAAAAATATCATTTGAAATTGTTGGATTTCTACAAAAGGAATCTGACATGA
- a CDS encoding glycosyltransferase, with protein sequence MNPPKNIAIVHDWLVSMRGGEKVLEVLCELFPDATLFTLVHDKRKCSPAIERMNIKTSFLQKLPSSTKKYQYYLPLFPTAIEQFDLSDFDLVISSSHAAAKGVRVNKRSLHICYCYTPMRYIWDQYEQYFGKGRASLITRVAMKFSLNYLRRWDVASSRRVDEFIGISNAIRERISRIYNRDAAVIFPPVDIDRYSISKQDGGYYLIVSALVPYKMVDLAVEAFNKLGERLIIIGTGNQEQRLRAIAKKNVEFLGWANDDTVKKYYEGCRALIFPGEEDFGIVPVEAMACGKPVIAFKKGGALDTMIDGVTGLFFNDPTSESLARCVGELSKRNFDQYKIREHSLQFERKIFKKAIGQFIETKWEEHIKKSNG encoded by the coding sequence ATGAATCCACCTAAAAATATTGCTATTGTCCACGATTGGCTGGTAAGTATGCGCGGCGGGGAAAAGGTGCTGGAGGTGCTGTGCGAGCTTTTTCCGGATGCCACCTTGTTCACGCTTGTGCATGATAAACGTAAATGTTCTCCGGCAATTGAACGGATGAATATCAAAACGTCATTTCTTCAAAAACTTCCTTCATCGACAAAAAAATATCAATATTATCTGCCACTATTTCCAACGGCAATCGAGCAATTTGATTTGAGCGATTTTGATCTTGTGATATCGAGCAGTCATGCCGCGGCAAAAGGTGTTCGCGTAAATAAACGCTCGCTTCACATCTGTTATTGCTACACGCCGATGCGCTACATCTGGGATCAATACGAGCAATATTTCGGTAAAGGGCGCGCTTCCCTTATCACCCGGGTCGCTATGAAATTCTCTTTGAATTATTTACGAAGGTGGGATGTGGCATCTTCCAGGCGGGTTGATGAATTTATCGGAATATCGAATGCAATCCGTGAGAGAATTAGTAGGATTTATAACCGTGATGCGGCTGTAATCTTTCCGCCGGTTGATATCGATAGATACTCCATATCGAAACAGGACGGTGGATACTATCTGATAGTCTCTGCGCTTGTGCCGTATAAAATGGTTGATCTTGCTGTTGAAGCATTTAATAAATTAGGTGAACGACTGATTATTATTGGTACAGGGAATCAGGAACAGAGATTAAGAGCGATAGCAAAAAAGAACGTTGAATTTCTCGGCTGGGCTAATGACGATACTGTTAAGAAATATTATGAAGGGTGTCGCGCTTTAATCTTCCCCGGGGAAGAAGATTTTGGAATCGTTCCCGTTGAAGCGATGGCATGCGGTAAACCTGTTATCGCGTTTAAAAAAGGGGGCGCGCTCGATACTATGATAGATGGTGTTACAGGTTTATTTTTTAACGACCCGACTTCAGAAAGCTTAGCGCGATGTGTCGGTGAATTGTCGAAGCGTAATTTCGATCAATATAAAATTCGGGAACACTCTCTTCAATTTGAACGGAAGATTTTTAAAAAAGCAATCGGTCAGTTTATTGAAACTAAATGGGAAGAACATATTAAAAAATCAAACGGTTAA
- a CDS encoding patatin-like phospholipase family protein — protein MKISSLIISLILFLILTGGSALSQSNYVVYPTSFSNGNKSTEIQADRPKIGLVLSGGGARGLAQIGVLKALEKHGVHIDLIVGNSLGSVVGGLYASGYTTTEIESIALHTDWVELLSFAEETKRTDLFVGQKQSQQEGFFSIRFDGLEPLIPSSISGGQRLLNFFSHLALQAIYHPDPSFDDLKIPFRAVATDLISGRRIILNQGSLAEALRASVTVPLLYSPIKKDSLVLVDGGLRSNIPADIARELGCDVVIVVNSTSSMRNQQQMKAPWEVADQIMTIMMQESNRDQLRLADIVITPKTRERIVSDFSNLDSLIIEGELAADGNIQHIFQIIKEKTEKHSSDSEFRNVVMNFSGEGISELLKTTIIRESELGNISISQVRGWLDKITASVENINPFAEISQSWDTAKICINIRSRKIIREIRYHGNTLLPDSVVQKCISQCIGHSIGDSVTVSNRENLLRRYRQLGYSLVRIDSLMVDNEGILSFRINEGVIGGIEYNGNVKTRDYIIRREFPLGVGDVFNIDKATRGIINIKSTGLFDYVFVNVKYKNELPVIILNVKEHSSELVRLGFHADNEHGIVSTVDIRDGNFRGAWEDLGLVLRYGYRDWFVKTEYTVNRIFHSYFTFNLRGYVTSRDLFTYSYATETSTERWERIESGRYRDIRYGGLMMFGSHVARLGNVTASLRWEQQKIKSISGTGYSPLKQRFVSLRLQSTIDTEDKYSFPTKGLMFTISFESASKKFGSDVGFGKIGAVYENYFTVFSQHTLKAKITFGFADQTLPITEQYSLGGFQSFLGLRDDDSRGRQMFIGNFEYRLRFPFKLIFDTYLKLRYDLGTISLVPEELKFSNFHHGFGAELALDTPLGPASFGAGQSFFIRKNLPNSPIAVGPILLYFSIGPSL, from the coding sequence GTGAAAATAAGCTCGCTGATCATATCTTTAATTCTATTCTTGATTCTAACCGGTGGATCGGCGTTGTCTCAATCGAACTATGTTGTTTATCCAACCTCTTTCTCAAACGGAAATAAAAGCACGGAGATTCAAGCCGATCGACCGAAAATCGGTTTAGTCTTGAGCGGCGGCGGCGCGCGCGGATTGGCACAAATCGGTGTTCTTAAAGCTTTGGAGAAACACGGAGTGCATATCGATTTGATTGTTGGAAATAGTTTGGGTAGCGTTGTCGGCGGATTGTACGCTTCGGGTTACACAACGACTGAAATTGAAAGTATAGCATTACATACCGATTGGGTAGAGTTATTATCTTTTGCAGAGGAAACAAAGCGGACGGATCTTTTTGTAGGTCAAAAACAATCGCAGCAGGAAGGATTTTTTTCAATCCGGTTCGACGGTTTAGAACCGCTAATCCCATCGTCAATCTCAGGTGGTCAGCGTTTGCTGAATTTTTTTTCTCACCTCGCATTGCAGGCGATATATCATCCGGATCCGAGCTTCGATGATCTGAAAATTCCATTTCGGGCAGTCGCAACCGATTTAATCTCCGGTAGAAGAATTATATTAAACCAAGGATCGCTCGCAGAAGCGCTTCGTGCCAGTGTTACCGTTCCTCTGCTCTATTCTCCCATCAAAAAAGATTCATTGGTATTGGTTGATGGTGGATTGAGATCAAATATTCCTGCCGATATCGCCCGCGAGCTTGGATGCGATGTTGTTATAGTTGTTAACTCTACAAGTTCCATGCGCAATCAACAACAGATGAAAGCGCCGTGGGAAGTTGCGGATCAAATAATGACGATAATGATGCAGGAATCTAATCGCGATCAATTGAGACTCGCCGATATTGTTATCACCCCAAAAACTCGTGAGAGGATTGTTTCCGATTTTTCAAATCTTGATTCACTGATTATTGAAGGAGAACTCGCCGCGGATGGCAATATTCAACATATATTTCAAATTATTAAAGAGAAAACTGAGAAACATTCCTCTGATTCCGAATTCCGAAATGTGGTGATGAATTTTTCAGGTGAAGGTATTTCAGAATTATTGAAAACGACAATTATCCGCGAATCGGAGTTGGGAAATATTTCGATCTCACAGGTGCGCGGCTGGCTGGATAAAATTACCGCGAGCGTAGAAAATATAAACCCCTTTGCAGAAATATCACAATCGTGGGATACAGCGAAAATCTGTATTAATATCAGATCAAGAAAAATCATTCGCGAAATTCGATATCATGGAAATACTTTATTGCCGGATTCCGTGGTGCAAAAATGTATAAGTCAATGCATTGGTCATTCAATCGGTGATTCGGTTACTGTGAGCAATCGTGAAAATCTTCTGCGCCGATATCGGCAATTAGGTTATTCATTAGTCAGAATCGATTCGTTAATGGTTGATAATGAGGGAATATTATCATTCCGGATTAATGAAGGCGTGATTGGTGGCATCGAATATAATGGAAATGTGAAAACGCGTGATTACATTATCAGGCGGGAATTTCCTTTGGGGGTCGGAGATGTTTTTAATATTGACAAAGCTACACGCGGAATTATCAATATTAAAAGCACAGGTCTTTTCGATTATGTTTTTGTGAATGTGAAATATAAAAACGAATTACCGGTGATTATTCTGAATGTTAAAGAGCATAGCTCGGAACTCGTGCGTCTCGGTTTTCATGCTGATAACGAACATGGGATAGTTAGCACGGTCGATATTCGCGACGGAAATTTCCGCGGCGCATGGGAAGATCTGGGATTAGTTCTGCGCTACGGATACAGAGATTGGTTCGTTAAAACAGAGTATACCGTGAACCGTATTTTTCATTCTTACTTCACTTTCAATTTACGCGGGTATGTCACTTCACGGGATCTGTTTACATATTCGTACGCTACTGAAACTTCTACCGAACGTTGGGAAAGAATAGAATCGGGACGATACCGCGACATTCGTTATGGAGGATTAATGATGTTTGGCAGTCATGTTGCACGTCTCGGTAATGTAACGGCTTCACTTAGATGGGAACAACAGAAAATTAAATCGATATCGGGGACAGGTTATTCGCCGTTGAAACAACGGTTTGTAAGTCTTCGATTACAGAGCACAATCGACACTGAAGATAAATATTCATTTCCAACAAAAGGATTGATGTTCACAATATCGTTCGAATCGGCATCGAAAAAATTTGGCAGTGATGTCGGTTTCGGCAAGATTGGTGCCGTGTATGAAAATTATTTCACTGTTTTCTCTCAGCATACTTTGAAAGCAAAAATAACATTCGGTTTTGCAGACCAAACATTACCAATTACAGAGCAATACAGTTTGGGCGGTTTTCAATCGTTCTTGGGATTAAGGGATGATGATAGCCGCGGACGGCAAATGTTTATTGGTAATTTTGAGTATCGACTCAGGTTCCCATTCAAGTTAATTTTCGATACCTATCTTAAATTGAGATATGATTTGGGCACTATATCGTTGGTTCCCGAAGAGCTCAAGTTCAGTAATTTTCATCACGGGTTTGGTGCCGAGTTGGCGCTCGATACCCCGCTCGGTCCGGCTTCGTTCGGTGCCGGACAAAGTTTCTTCATACGAAAAAATCTTCCAAACTCTCCGATTGCGGTAGGTCCGATTCTCCTATATTTCTCAATAGGTCCATCGCTCTAA
- a CDS encoding archease, with product MKRGYSIIEHPADLGIEANGNSLADAFIQAALGLMSVIVDPDSVESIISKNIHITADDKEQLLVKWLSEILYLYDGKKFISKEFQILLFDDVELNGIAIGEPFSASKHKMRVDVKAITYHQLVVEKNDERGKVRVFLDI from the coding sequence ATGAAGAGAGGTTATTCAATAATTGAACACCCTGCGGATCTGGGCATTGAAGCGAATGGGAATTCGCTTGCCGATGCGTTTATACAGGCTGCCCTCGGATTAATGTCGGTTATTGTTGATCCCGATTCTGTAGAATCGATAATCTCAAAAAATATTCATATAACTGCTGATGATAAAGAACAATTGCTGGTAAAATGGTTATCGGAAATTCTTTATCTGTATGACGGGAAAAAATTCATTTCAAAAGAATTTCAAATTCTTTTATTTGATGATGTAGAATTGAATGGTATTGCCATTGGTGAACCATTCTCAGCATCAAAACATAAAATGAGGGTTGATGTCAAAGCAATTACTTATCATCAATTGGTTGTGGAAAAAAATGATGAAAGAGGAAAGGTGAGAGTTTTTTTAGATATATGA
- a CDS encoding RtcB family protein: MFTKIDKFRYLIPKSYKQGMKIDGLVYATDKMIGQIEKDQTKEQVANVATLPGFVGKSLAMPDAHQGYGFCIGGVAAADINNGVVSAGGVGFDINCGVRLLATQFGLSDVKPKLEQLLNRLFRDIPCGTGKKGLLNVSRSELDDVLRDGAEWAVKNNYGNDRDLAHIEEYGKIPNADPALVSIRAKERGHNQLGTLGSGNHFLEIQVVSEIFDSEVAKNFGLSQGQIVVLIHSGSRGLGHQVCTDYLDMMQSGMKKYGISVVDRQLACVPINSKEGQNYLSAMAASANFAFANRQMITHWTREVFHQILGSGDLKIVYDVCHNIAKYEDHDVDGKRKKVLVHRKGATRAFPKNHIALPQELRGFGQPVLIPGSMGTCSYVLVGTELAMKETFGSSCHGAGRSKSRTQAKKETSVEELFREMKSKDIIVQGETKSGLTEEKPDAYKDVSEVVDVVHGAGIALKVAKLFPLAVMKG, from the coding sequence ATGTTTACGAAAATAGACAAGTTCAGGTATTTAATCCCGAAATCTTATAAACAGGGAATGAAGATTGATGGATTGGTTTATGCAACTGATAAAATGATTGGGCAAATCGAAAAAGACCAGACAAAAGAACAGGTCGCGAATGTTGCCACACTACCCGGATTTGTAGGCAAATCTCTTGCAATGCCCGATGCTCATCAGGGCTATGGTTTTTGCATCGGTGGGGTTGCGGCGGCAGATATTAATAATGGGGTAGTCTCTGCCGGTGGTGTTGGATTCGATATCAATTGCGGTGTGCGTTTACTTGCCACACAATTTGGATTGAGCGATGTAAAGCCAAAACTTGAACAACTGCTGAATCGGCTGTTCCGTGATATTCCATGCGGTACGGGAAAAAAGGGTTTACTAAATGTATCAAGATCAGAACTGGATGACGTGTTGCGCGATGGCGCAGAGTGGGCGGTGAAAAATAATTATGGGAATGATAGAGATCTTGCTCATATCGAAGAGTATGGTAAAATTCCCAACGCCGATCCCGCTCTTGTAAGTATCAGAGCAAAAGAGAGAGGGCATAATCAATTGGGAACATTAGGATCGGGTAATCACTTTCTTGAGATTCAAGTTGTTTCGGAAATATTCGATTCTGAAGTTGCGAAAAATTTCGGTTTATCTCAAGGTCAAATTGTTGTATTGATTCACAGCGGATCACGCGGATTAGGTCATCAGGTGTGTACAGATTATCTTGATATGATGCAAAGTGGGATGAAGAAATACGGGATCTCGGTTGTCGATAGACAGCTTGCATGCGTTCCTATAAATTCAAAGGAGGGACAAAATTATCTAAGTGCCATGGCGGCATCGGCAAATTTCGCTTTTGCAAACAGACAAATGATAACACATTGGACCAGGGAGGTGTTCCATCAAATACTCGGTTCAGGCGATCTGAAAATTGTGTACGATGTATGCCACAATATTGCGAAGTATGAAGATCATGATGTTGATGGTAAGAGGAAGAAAGTTTTGGTGCACCGGAAAGGAGCTACACGGGCATTTCCAAAAAATCATATTGCACTGCCACAGGAATTGCGCGGCTTCGGTCAACCGGTTCTTATTCCCGGTAGCATGGGAACATGTTCGTATGTGCTGGTGGGTACCGAACTTGCGATGAAAGAGACTTTCGGCTCATCTTGTCACGGTGCTGGCCGATCGAAAAGTCGGACGCAAGCAAAAAAAGAAACATCTGTTGAAGAATTATTCCGTGAGATGAAATCGAAAGATATCATTGTGCAAGGAGAAACTAAATCCGGATTAACAGAAGAGAAACCGGATGCATATAAAGATGTGAGTGAAGTTGTAGATGTAGTTCACGGAGCCGGGATTGCATTAAAAGTCGCAAAACTCTTTCCTTTAGCGGTAATGAAAGGATGA